From the Bdellovibrio reynosensis genome, one window contains:
- a CDS encoding signal peptidase II: MKKREWLIVILPLLATWSIDRITKLWATDITQLKSFGPLHFVLHHNHGAMLGLFSDLPTVLRVVSLSTGGAFLLCTYALIQYLLPIKSLTLRSGLSILIGGIIGNVTDRIVWGYVVDFIVIGTPSLSSPAFNLADALQWVGYGLIVYAIIREGELLWPENNFRKKYWVNLPFQIKYCLMLMAVGLSLTLISLVFSYTYMRVTIQELVGNNIFLMNKFLVPYVITFVIICVAFCAILFAVGRVISHRIAGPLYAFERYLKDALDGNGAASLKLRQGDEFKHLEELAEEVNRRLVQIKKERTVNVIEYKEEQD, encoded by the coding sequence ATGAAAAAACGCGAATGGTTAATAGTGATCCTGCCCCTTCTTGCAACTTGGTCAATAGACCGTATTACAAAGCTTTGGGCGACGGACATCACTCAGCTTAAATCTTTTGGTCCACTGCACTTTGTTCTGCATCACAACCATGGCGCGATGTTGGGTCTGTTTTCTGATTTACCCACGGTCCTGCGAGTAGTTTCACTTTCAACTGGTGGCGCGTTCTTACTTTGTACTTACGCTTTGATTCAATACCTCTTACCAATTAAATCCCTGACGTTACGAAGTGGACTGTCGATTTTAATTGGCGGCATCATCGGGAATGTGACGGATCGTATTGTTTGGGGCTACGTTGTTGATTTTATCGTGATTGGAACTCCGTCGCTATCAAGTCCAGCCTTCAACCTAGCCGATGCCCTGCAATGGGTGGGATATGGTTTGATCGTTTACGCGATCATTCGTGAAGGTGAATTACTGTGGCCGGAAAACAACTTCCGCAAAAAGTACTGGGTGAACCTGCCGTTTCAGATCAAGTACTGCTTAATGTTGATGGCGGTTGGTTTAAGCCTGACTTTGATCAGTCTGGTTTTTTCGTACACTTATATGCGTGTGACGATCCAGGAACTAGTCGGTAACAACATCTTTTTAATGAATAAGTTTTTAGTGCCTTACGTGATCACCTTTGTGATTATCTGTGTCGCATTCTGTGCGATTCTTTTTGCTGTAGGCCGAGTGATTTCCCACCGTATTGCAGGACCACTTTATGCCTTTGAAAGATATTTGAAAGATGCCTTAGATGGTAACGGGGCTGCGTCTTTAAAACTTCGCCAAGGTGATGAATTTAAACATCTTGAAGAATTAGCAGAAGAAGTAAATCGTCGCCTAGTGCAAATTAAAAAAGAGCGCACCGTGAACGTGATCGAATATAAAGAAGAACAAGACTAG
- the dacB gene encoding D-alanyl-D-alanine carboxypeptidase/D-alanyl-D-alanine endopeptidase produces the protein MKTTFAIVSLLFFTLSTHAQPLTAPTQDSKSFDKTDKFADIQKELQSLAKKYGVNIQDVGIYATLGDGPDAKKLLDVNGNKVMIPASITKIATASAVLAHFPPGYKFKTQLLGDTDPKNGVLKGNLYLKGGGDPSFVSENLWYLVNSFTRNKIKKIEGDIVVDDSLFDKIRFDLSRQKERVDRAYDAPVGAMSFNWNSVNIFVRPTDSGTAEVFIDPQNEYIRLVNKAKTVGGNANNLLADREDEKNGDVILVGGSIGKGAKEIVVFKNITQPDLWSGYNLKSFLQQRGIEFTGTIKNGVTPEKADVLAESESKAVEHVVADMNKFSNNFVAEMLTKNLGAVKKTKGATLADGMQIINEHMQSLGIPSEQYQLQSPSGLSRENKMSSYAMWKVLQHLRLDLRVQPEFLTSLPIAGVDGTLKKRMKNSPAERWVRAKTGYLNNVVSLAGYAGLGDGRVVTFSFVYNGSTDETKIRAFFDNLLIYLVK, from the coding sequence GTGAAGACCACTTTCGCGATTGTTTCTCTCTTGTTTTTCACTCTATCAACTCACGCCCAGCCACTAACAGCTCCCACGCAAGATTCAAAATCTTTTGATAAAACAGATAAGTTTGCTGACATCCAAAAAGAACTGCAAAGCCTTGCAAAAAAATATGGCGTCAATATTCAAGATGTCGGTATTTATGCAACCTTAGGTGACGGACCCGATGCAAAAAAGCTTTTAGATGTGAATGGCAATAAAGTGATGATCCCTGCGTCGATCACGAAGATCGCGACCGCTTCTGCGGTGCTTGCACATTTTCCTCCGGGTTATAAATTTAAGACTCAGTTGTTAGGTGATACTGACCCTAAAAACGGCGTACTTAAGGGAAATCTATATTTAAAAGGTGGCGGTGACCCATCTTTTGTTTCCGAAAATCTTTGGTATTTGGTGAATTCATTCACGCGCAACAAAATCAAAAAAATTGAAGGTGATATCGTTGTTGATGATTCACTTTTCGATAAAATCCGTTTTGATCTAAGTCGTCAAAAAGAACGTGTGGATCGTGCTTACGATGCCCCGGTTGGTGCGATGAGCTTTAACTGGAACTCCGTAAATATTTTTGTGCGCCCAACAGACAGCGGTACAGCGGAAGTTTTCATTGATCCACAAAACGAATACATCCGTTTGGTGAACAAAGCCAAAACCGTTGGTGGAAACGCGAATAATCTTTTGGCGGATCGCGAAGACGAAAAAAATGGTGACGTTATTTTAGTGGGTGGCTCGATTGGCAAAGGTGCCAAAGAGATCGTGGTATTTAAAAACATCACGCAGCCTGATCTTTGGTCCGGCTACAATCTGAAATCTTTTTTGCAACAACGAGGAATTGAATTCACCGGAACAATTAAAAACGGTGTCACACCAGAGAAGGCCGATGTTTTAGCGGAATCGGAAAGCAAAGCCGTTGAACACGTTGTCGCCGACATGAATAAGTTTTCAAACAACTTTGTCGCTGAAATGCTGACTAAGAACCTGGGAGCGGTGAAAAAGACAAAGGGTGCAACTTTGGCAGACGGGATGCAGATTATTAATGAGCATATGCAAAGTTTAGGGATCCCATCTGAGCAATATCAATTGCAATCGCCTTCGGGCTTGTCGCGCGAAAATAAAATGTCTTCCTATGCTATGTGGAAAGTGCTGCAGCATTTGCGTTTAGATTTACGCGTGCAGCCTGAATTCCTGACTTCCTTGCCCATCGCGGGCGTTGATGGCACGCTTAAAAAACGCATGAAGAATTCCCCAGCAGAACGTTGGGTTCGTGCCAAAACTGGATATTTAAATAATGTAGTGTCCCTGGCCGGATATGCTGGTCTTGGAGACGGGCGAGTTGTGACCTTTTCTTTTGTTTACAATGGGTCTACAGATGAAACAAAGATTCGCGCGTTTTTCGACAATCTACTTATCTATCTAGTAAAATAA
- a CDS encoding exonuclease domain-containing protein yields the protein MNLDLPLNEYTYVAFDTETSGAYPVGYDVVEFGAVKWHKGQEVGRLQFLLKPREMMTEFIIGIHGITNEMVVDAPTMAEKIREVHEFFKGAIVMAHHAPFDLGFIAAEFEKAILPLPTEPALCTSLLSRKWIHGVENHKLQTLVKHLNLDGGQAHRAYDDAKSCLFVAQACFEKMGAEMTLSQAIKSQGKSLWWKDYSLLALNDTRFSNLKTAIYSKKDIDMIYSGGSKKGETRRITPIGIVRNPDGDYLQAFCHQEKVAKRYYLNRIGEVEVVY from the coding sequence ATGAATCTTGATCTGCCATTAAACGAATATACATATGTCGCATTTGATACCGAAACTAGCGGAGCTTATCCGGTGGGATACGATGTGGTCGAGTTCGGCGCGGTGAAATGGCATAAGGGTCAAGAGGTAGGGCGTCTGCAGTTTTTGTTAAAACCCCGCGAGATGATGACTGAGTTCATTATCGGCATCCATGGTATCACTAACGAAATGGTGGTCGATGCACCTACTATGGCAGAAAAAATCCGCGAAGTTCATGAGTTCTTTAAAGGTGCCATCGTCATGGCCCACCATGCTCCATTTGATTTAGGATTTATTGCCGCTGAATTTGAAAAAGCAATCCTGCCTTTACCGACTGAACCCGCTCTTTGCACAAGTCTTCTTTCGCGCAAATGGATTCATGGAGTAGAAAATCACAAGCTGCAAACTTTGGTGAAACATTTGAACTTAGACGGCGGCCAAGCGCACCGTGCCTATGATGACGCAAAATCTTGTCTGTTTGTAGCGCAAGCGTGCTTTGAAAAAATGGGTGCAGAGATGACTTTGTCCCAGGCGATTAAAAGCCAAGGTAAGAGTTTGTGGTGGAAAGATTATTCGTTATTAGCCTTAAACGACACGCGTTTTTCAAATCTAAAAACGGCGATTTACTCTAAAAAAGACATCGACATGATTTATAGCGGGGGATCTAAAAAAGGTGAAACTCGCAGAATCACGCCAATTGGCATTGTTAGAAATCCAGACGGGGATTATCTGCAAGCCTTCTGTCATCAGGAAAAAGTCGCCAAGCGCTATTATCTAAACCGCATTGGCGAAGTAGAAGTCGTTTACTAG
- a CDS encoding flagellar motor protein MotB, protein MANKGQTIVIKKITVAGGGGHGGSWKVALADFMTALMAFFLVMWLLGQSEETKKAVSDYFSTPSIIEYNFQNFGAELTLEKLFLDILNEPLKAFQSFMEPIDKTPNLLDSGSTKVVAAYLADQMSDVAKNVVVTPEGYDFDIPDYMLFERGTSTPNENFVGVMDKIKGVTVGLKDADIKITSGLFIQAVPDGSVMSANKVASERFDMIRNKVLASLENNTVTVVGGINVKEKRGEVDPAKLVGFIRVKIMQKEITSDGRKPRKLDTLFGPSKVDMSVYDNFVHQISNRKKAAEAAKAPAKDLKKQVDEELKEATGIKDPSTQSE, encoded by the coding sequence ATGGCGAATAAAGGACAGACCATTGTAATCAAAAAAATCACCGTCGCTGGCGGTGGTGGCCACGGGGGATCGTGGAAGGTGGCATTGGCCGACTTCATGACGGCCTTGATGGCCTTCTTCCTGGTTATGTGGCTTTTGGGTCAATCCGAAGAAACCAAAAAAGCGGTTTCGGATTACTTCTCTACGCCGTCGATCATTGAATATAACTTTCAAAACTTCGGTGCAGAGTTAACTTTAGAAAAACTTTTCTTGGATATCTTAAATGAGCCATTAAAAGCCTTCCAAAGTTTCATGGAGCCGATTGATAAAACTCCAAATCTTTTGGATTCAGGTTCCACAAAGGTAGTCGCAGCTTATTTGGCAGATCAAATGAGTGATGTGGCGAAAAACGTGGTGGTGACCCCGGAAGGTTATGACTTTGATATCCCTGATTACATGCTTTTTGAAAGAGGCACATCAACACCGAATGAAAACTTCGTCGGAGTGATGGATAAGATCAAGGGTGTCACTGTGGGTTTAAAAGATGCTGACATCAAAATCACGTCAGGACTTTTCATTCAAGCAGTTCCTGATGGCAGTGTGATGTCTGCAAACAAAGTAGCTTCAGAGCGCTTTGATATGATCCGCAATAAAGTTTTAGCTTCCCTTGAAAACAATACGGTCACAGTTGTGGGCGGTATTAACGTGAAGGAAAAACGCGGTGAAGTGGATCCAGCAAAACTTGTTGGTTTCATCCGTGTGAAGATCATGCAAAAAGAAATTACTTCCGATGGCCGTAAGCCACGTAAGCTAGATACTTTGTTTGGTCCTTCAAAAGTGGATATGTCCGTTTACGACAACTTCGTTCATCAAATCAGCAACCGCAAAAAAGCGGCAGAGGCGGCGAAAGCTCCTGCGAAAGATTTGAAAAAACAAGTGGACGAAGAATTAAAAGAAGCGACCGGAATTAAAGATCCGTCGACGCAGTCAGAATAA
- the motA gene encoding flagellar motor stator protein MotA, protein MGFVGIIVVFVMVFGGFIIAGGHMSVILKAAPIEMMIIAGAALGAYIIANPMKIIKAGFKLSIKAMTAKGPGKQEYIELLQMMFQLFQAFRKEGPQGIEKHIEEPEKSDIFKAYPSFMHNHHAVDFLCDTMKITLSAEMSPYDVDDLLDADIKAIHAEEHMASHAVQTVADGFPGLGIVAAVLGIVKTMAHLTEGVEVIGGLVAGALVGTMLGVFCAYGLIAPTASKMNADIEAEGRYLQCIKAAMIALQRGAPPIVCVEYARRSIMPEERPTFSEVDKATKEIKKAA, encoded by the coding sequence ATGGGTTTTGTAGGTATCATAGTCGTTTTCGTGATGGTTTTCGGGGGCTTCATTATAGCCGGCGGTCACATGTCGGTGATCTTGAAGGCGGCTCCTATCGAAATGATGATTATCGCGGGTGCCGCCTTAGGGGCGTACATCATCGCGAATCCAATGAAGATCATCAAAGCCGGATTCAAACTCAGTATTAAAGCTATGACGGCGAAGGGGCCGGGCAAGCAAGAATATATCGAGTTGCTACAAATGATGTTCCAGCTTTTCCAAGCTTTCAGAAAAGAAGGACCCCAAGGTATCGAGAAGCATATCGAGGAACCGGAAAAGAGTGACATTTTTAAAGCCTACCCAAGCTTTATGCATAATCACCATGCCGTAGACTTCCTTTGCGATACGATGAAAATTACTTTGTCAGCAGAGATGTCTCCGTATGACGTCGATGATCTTTTAGATGCAGATATTAAAGCAATCCACGCCGAAGAACACATGGCTTCACATGCCGTGCAAACAGTGGCCGACGGTTTCCCAGGACTAGGGATCGTTGCCGCCGTACTTGGTATCGTTAAAACCATGGCCCATTTGACTGAAGGGGTTGAGGTTATCGGGGGACTCGTTGCGGGCGCCCTGGTGGGAACGATGTTAGGGGTTTTCTGTGCCTACGGATTGATCGCGCCAACCGCTTCAAAAATGAATGCCGATATCGAAGCAGAAGGCCGTTACTTACAATGTATTAAAGCAGCTATGATTGCATTGCAAAGAGGTGCTCCTCCAATCGTGTGTGTGGAATACGCTCGTCGTTCCATCATGCCGGAAGAAAGACCGACTTTCAGTGAAGTAGATAAAGCTACTAAAGAAATCAAAAAGGCCGCTTAG
- a CDS encoding TorF family putative porin: MRILLVFIIILAGHCKSFAAEGGGRTPTFALEGDVTLTSHYVEYGLSHSDNSPALQGSFWFNFGSQFRLGLWGSNTNFENSDDHFNLRGNAEIKVDFTPNSHAIIHYSQNTYYNGGDHNGNILGLHLHFWDFRVLYENNSNWEATDDASTRFAMGKLSTVMGNWRWNNEAGYNMPENEAYNAYFDVRTGLGRKVGVIFVEGALTGTSESSQFHGAGDFFFILTASTDL, translated from the coding sequence ATGCGAATACTCCTTGTTTTTATCATTATTCTGGCAGGTCATTGTAAATCCTTTGCAGCAGAGGGCGGCGGAAGAACGCCCACATTTGCACTTGAAGGTGATGTCACCCTGACTTCCCATTATGTGGAATACGGGCTTTCGCATTCAGATAATTCCCCGGCTTTACAAGGGTCCTTTTGGTTTAACTTTGGTTCCCAGTTCCGTTTAGGTCTTTGGGGTTCCAACACTAACTTTGAAAACAGTGATGATCATTTCAACTTGCGCGGAAATGCGGAAATCAAAGTGGATTTCACGCCAAATTCGCATGCGATCATTCATTATAGCCAAAACACTTATTATAATGGCGGCGACCATAATGGAAATATCTTAGGGCTGCATTTGCATTTCTGGGACTTCCGCGTTCTTTATGAAAATAATAGTAACTGGGAAGCGACTGATGATGCTTCCACTCGTTTTGCGATGGGTAAACTTTCAACGGTGATGGGTAATTGGCGCTGGAACAATGAAGCTGGTTACAACATGCCTGAAAACGAAGCTTACAACGCTTATTTCGATGTGCGCACAGGATTAGGAAGAAAAGTGGGAGTGATCTTTGTTGAAGGAGCCCTCACTGGAACCAGCGAGAGCTCTCAATTTCACGGAGCCGGCGACTTCTTTTTTATTCTGACTGCGTCGACGGATCTTTAA
- a CDS encoding protein-disulfide reductase DsbD family protein, translating to MNFCMKYFVIVALFLSSSLWSGVSAQSNETDPLLVETKVLPYDWSPGQGGSLEIKMKLPAGYHAYEDKFQAVILEPDGFKVAPLKIEPLKTWFDKFSKRERSGIEKEATLTAHIEAPSRFLKRYDKMKLELIYQACTDQFCLFPTTKVIDVPISVAYVEGEPQIKEGKASTTQPTSSFFGSENFEKFLGTSMAAGLLFVFLAGVFTSFTPCIFPMIPITLAVLGNRAETRTRRQNLLASCIYVLGIATTYSVLGLIAASSGGIFGATLGNPYVLGAVTLIFLLMALSMYGLFELQVPAFIRNRLGAGKTKQSIGGIYVTGMIAGVVASPCVGPVLVAILTYVASTQNMLLGFLYLFTYALGLGLIFIALGFSEELLKKLPRSGPWMNGSKFILGTLMLSAFYYYLDLLVPARLFDLAFGVGLIVLASVYGAFISGANLTAILRIRKGLMQAILVVGIGYLGLAAFDLRPYLHGRLMATDSLNKIDSIQWQPYSDQTLEQAAKDGKPVIIDFWADWCAACHELEQQTFTDLRVRAMGKKFVFLKFDATKDSEQLKALKKKYNIQGLPTVIFLNPNGVWIDALTLTQFEKPEEFVRRMEKGAQ from the coding sequence ATGAATTTCTGCATGAAGTACTTTGTGATTGTGGCGCTTTTTCTTTCTTCCAGCCTATGGTCTGGCGTATCTGCGCAGTCTAATGAAACTGATCCGTTGTTAGTAGAGACTAAGGTACTTCCCTATGACTGGAGTCCAGGTCAGGGTGGCTCGTTAGAAATTAAAATGAAACTTCCTGCCGGTTACCACGCTTATGAAGATAAATTTCAAGCCGTGATCCTGGAACCAGATGGATTCAAAGTTGCTCCATTAAAAATAGAACCCTTAAAAACTTGGTTCGATAAGTTTTCTAAACGCGAACGATCAGGAATTGAAAAAGAAGCAACGCTGACTGCGCATATTGAAGCCCCTTCAAGATTTTTAAAACGTTATGACAAAATGAAATTAGAACTGATTTATCAGGCGTGCACGGATCAGTTCTGTTTGTTCCCAACGACAAAAGTGATCGATGTTCCTATTTCTGTTGCTTACGTAGAAGGTGAACCGCAAATCAAAGAAGGTAAAGCTAGCACGACGCAACCTACCTCTTCTTTTTTCGGCAGCGAAAACTTTGAAAAGTTTTTGGGCACCAGCATGGCCGCTGGATTGTTGTTTGTATTCTTAGCCGGCGTTTTCACAAGTTTTACTCCGTGTATCTTTCCGATGATTCCAATCACCTTGGCAGTATTAGGTAATCGTGCAGAAACCAGAACGCGCAGACAGAATCTTTTAGCAAGCTGCATTTACGTTCTTGGTATTGCAACGACCTATTCGGTTCTTGGTTTGATTGCGGCTTCATCGGGTGGGATTTTTGGTGCGACTTTAGGCAATCCCTATGTTCTAGGTGCTGTGACATTGATCTTCTTATTAATGGCATTAAGCATGTATGGTCTTTTTGAACTGCAAGTGCCTGCGTTTATTCGCAATCGCCTGGGCGCTGGTAAGACCAAACAAAGTATTGGCGGCATTTACGTCACGGGTATGATCGCTGGGGTGGTTGCAAGTCCTTGCGTGGGGCCGGTGCTTGTGGCGATTCTGACTTATGTGGCTTCAACACAGAACATGCTTTTAGGTTTCTTATACTTATTTACTTATGCTTTGGGTTTAGGTTTGATTTTTATCGCCCTTGGTTTTTCTGAAGAGCTGCTTAAAAAGCTTCCGCGTTCGGGCCCTTGGATGAATGGTTCTAAATTTATTTTAGGAACATTGATGCTTTCAGCGTTTTATTATTACTTAGATCTTTTAGTCCCTGCCCGTCTTTTTGATTTAGCTTTCGGCGTGGGATTGATTGTTCTTGCAAGTGTGTATGGTGCGTTTATTTCTGGTGCGAACCTAACGGCGATTCTGCGAATTCGTAAAGGCCTGATGCAGGCAATATTAGTTGTGGGCATTGGGTATCTGGGCTTAGCCGCGTTCGATTTACGCCCTTATTTACATGGCCGCTTGATGGCGACAGACAGCTTAAATAAAATCGACAGCATTCAGTGGCAGCCTTATTCTGATCAAACTTTAGAACAAGCAGCTAAGGACGGAAAGCCGGTGATCATCGATTTCTGGGCGGATTGGTGTGCCGCTTGTCACGAGCTAGAACAACAAACCTTCACGGACTTGCGCGTTCGTGCGATGGGTAAGAAATTTGTATTTTTAAAATTCGATGCGACTAAAGATTCTGAACAACTGAAAGCTTTGAAGAAGAAATACAATATTCAAGGTCTGCCGACAGTGATTTTCTTAAATCCAAATGGCGTGTGGATCGATGCTTTGACTCTGACTCAGTTTGAAAAACCAGAAGAGTTTGTTAGAAGAATGGAAAAAGGGGCTCAGTAG